The Gemmatimonadaceae bacterium genome segment CATGGACGAGCTCTCGGAAGACGACAAGAAGATCGTCGGCCGCGCCCGCCGCATCCAGCGGTTCATGTCGCAGCCGTTCGCCGTGGCCGAGCAGTTCACCGGCATCCCGGGCAAGTACGTGAAGCTCGAGGAGACGATCAGTTCGTTCGAGCGGCTCGTGGCCGGCGAGTTCGACCAGTATCCCGAACAGGCGTTCTTCATGGCCGGCGGCGCCGACGACCTGATCGCCAACGCCAAGAAGCTCGCCCAGGGCTGAGGATCACCGCGTGCTCACCGTCTCCGTCATCTCGCCCGACGCGGTGCTGTTCGAAGGCACCACGGACTCCGTGGTCGCTCCCGCGTTCGACGGCCAACTCGGCATCCTCACCGGGCACGCCCCGATGATGACGCTGCTCGGCAAGGGCGAGCTACGGGTCGGCGACGGCGCCGACGCCAAGCGCTTCATGGTCGAGGGCGGGTTCCTTCAGGTCGTGGAGAACCGCGTCCGCGTAGTCACCGAGCGCGCGCACGCGGCCTGACACCGCGCAGCCTCAGCTCCGCAGATTGGCGCAGGCCACCACGTCGGTCTGACTCGTACCGTCGTTCGCGTACAGGTTCACGTGGTACGTCTGGTCCACCGTCATCGTGCCGCGGAATTCGGCGGTCACACGGGCGGCCCCCGAGGTCTGGACATTCAGCCGCGGATTCTGCCGCGGCGACACGAGGGGCAGGTCGGCACCCCCGCATCCGCCCGGCACGATGGTCCAGAGCAACTCTTCCGGGCCCCGCTGCGAATTGAGTTCGATGACCACCGTGAACTGGTCGTCGGTGCCCCCTTCCGACCTCACGGTCACCGTGCCGTCCACGCGCGACGGACGGGCCTCCGCCAACAGCCCCGAACTCGCGGCACTCGTGGCAGCGAAGTTACCGGTTCGCTTGAAAGTCGCGGCTCCCCCGCCTCCGCCGGTCAGCGAAACGATTGGTGTGAGCCCCGTATCTGCCCCGGCCGACGACCCGCCAGACGCGCAGGCTCCGACGAGGCCTGCTGAGGCCAGGATTGCCCAAAAACGCAGGGTGTTCATGCGGAACTCCATGAAAGCCGGCCAAGAAAGCGAGTGCCGCCATGGGACGGCTCCCACCAGACAAGATGACACCGCTTATAAGCGCGGGGAAGCCGAAAACCTCATGTGGCGAGTAGCCCCTCCACCAGCCTGACGGAGCGCTCGGCGGCTCCCAGGCCCCGTTCCACCGCGTTCCGCGCCATCTGTCCGGCCTCCGAGCGCATTACTCCGCTATTCAACCACGCCGACAGCACCTCGGTCACTTCCTCGCGCCCCGGCGCCGCCCGCGCCCCACCGGCGGCCAGCAGCACGCGCGCGTCGCGACTGCCCTCGTGCCTGGGCCCGAAAGCCACCGGCACCCCGAACGCCGCCGGCTCCAGTACGGAGTGCAGTCCGGCCGCGTGAAATGCGCCGCCCACGTACGCGATGTCGGCCAGCGCGTACAGCTCTCCGAGCACCCCGACCCGGTCCACCAGCACAACATCGGCCGAGCCCGCCCCCGCGGCACCGAGCCGCGCCAGCGCGAACCCGTGGCGCTCCGCCCACTGCTCGATCGCGTGCAGATGCGGCGGCGTCGGCTCGTGCGGTGCGATGATCAGCCGCATGCTCGGCTGCCGGCGCCGGCACGCCTCGATCGCGGCCAGCAGCGGCGTCTCATCGGTGGGCCAGGTGGACCCGGCCACGATCGTCGGACGGTCCGACGCCAGCGGCCCCAGCAGTGGGCCATTCCGGTCCACACGCGCCGCCCGCGCCCACACCTGGTCGTAGCGGGTGTCGCCGGTGATCGTGATGACCGATGGCCGCACGCCGAGCCCCACCAGCCGCTCCGCGTCGTCGGCGTCGATGGCGCCCACCGCGTCGAGGGCCGCATAGGCGTCGCGCAACCAGATCGCGGCCCACGCACGCCGCCGTGAGGAGTCTGCCGCGAGTGTGGCGCTCACCAGCCCCAGCCGCACCCCGCGCCGCGCCGCCTGGTGCGCGATCATGGGCCATACGTCGAGCTTGCTGAACACCAGCGCGCGGGGAGCCAGCGCGTCCAGGGCGGCGCGCGCGTCGCCCGCCGTGTCGAACGGCAGGTAGTCGCGAAAGTCCACGTCCAGTTCCGCCGCGAACCGTTCCGCGCTCGGCGAGTAATATGTATATGCTAATAGCAGCGATGGGTGGGCCACGCGCAGGCGTTCCAACACCGGCCGTGCCTGCAGCCCCTCGCCCACCGACGGCGCGTGCATCCAGAGCAGGGGGCGCGTCGAGTCGCGGTGCTTCCCCCACTCCGCGTAGCGGCCGCGAATGCCGCGCCGGGCCGCGAACGCGCGCGCGAGCTTCGACCCCCCGCCCGCGGCCCCCGCCGGCGCGGCCGCCGCCGCGAGCCGGGCCAACTGCGCCGCGGCGGCATAGATCGGCCGGAGCGCGGCGCGCACGGGCTAGGGTTTGCCGCTCTTGGCCAGCGCCGAGTCCAGCGCGGCGACGAAGGCCGACGTGGGCGCCGCGCCCACGATCTTCTTGCCGTTCACGAAGAAGGTCGGCGTGGACTCCACCCCGCTCGCCCGCAGCCGGGCCTGATCCGCCTGGATCATCGGACGCGTGGCGTGCGTGGTCACGCAGTTCCGCCACTCGACCATGTTCACGCCCGCCTTCGCGGCCAGCGAATCGAAGAACGCCGCCGGATCGGCCTGCTCCGCCCATGCGTCCTGCGTGGCGAACAACAGCTGGTGCATGGGCCAGAACTTCCCTTGCGCCGACGCACACATCGCAGCTTCGGCGGCCTGCTCGGAATGCACGTGCATGGACAGCGGATCGTTCACGAACGCGAACCGTACCTTGCCCGTGTTCACGTAGTCCCTGAGGATGGTGGCATAGCTCGCGTCGTGCCACTCCTTGCAGTACGGGCACTGGAAATCGCTCGCCTCGACCAGCCAGACGGACGCCGACGGCGAGCCCTGGATACGGCCGGCGTCGGCCCGTGCGAGGATCGAATCGGGAGCGGCTGGGCTCGGCGCCCCTCGGTGCTGCAGCCGGGGCCCGGCGGCCGCCGTGGTCGCGGCGACCAGCGCCAGTGCGCCGAGCGATACAACGATTCGTGTGCGAAGCATGACCTGTTGGCTGGAGTGGGGCGCCGTGAGAAACAGCGGCGACTCGAATTCCGTACCAACTTAATGCGGCCCATCGACGTGCGGAGGATGTGGGCTTGGCTGGTCCTGGCGCTCCCGCTCCGCTAGAATCGAAACGGGCCCCGTGCCCATTTCCCGAGACGTCGAGCTTCCGTGTTCCTTCTCTCGTTCATTGCTGGGTTGGCCGGACTGTGGCAGGCCGGCGGGCTGCAGATCCCCGCCCCCGTCGGGCTCGTCAACGACTTCGCGCACGTGCTGCCCGCCCAGACGGTCGACGCGCTGACGGCGCTCGCCCAGGCGGTACGCACGCACTCGCCCGGCGAGATGGCGATCGTCACGCTCCCCGACCTGCACGGACAGGACGTGAGCCAGGTGGCGCTGGAGATCGGCCGCCAGTGGAAGGTCGGCAACGTGGGACAGCCGGGCGATCCCACCCGCAACGCCGGCGTCGTCATTCTGATCGTCCCCAAGGAGACCAACTCCGACGGCAGCGGCCAGTGCCGCGTCGAAGTGGGCCGGGGCGCCGAGGGGTACATCACCGACGCCGACGCCGGGGACATCTGCCGCGAAGCCGCGTCGCGGTTCTTCCGCAACCGCGACTATGGCAACGGCACCTCCCTCGTGGCGATGCGCGTGGCTCAGGCCATGGCGCAGGAATACCATTTCTCCATCGACTCCGCGCTCGTCGCGTCCGTGCCCTCGCCTGACCAGTCCAGCGGATCGTCGTCCGGGGGCATTCCGCCGGTGGTGTTCATCTTCATCCTGTTCATGGTGCTGAGCCTGCTCGGTGGACGGCGCAGCGGCTGCCTGCCGCTGCTGTTCCTGGGGGGCATGGGTGGTGGCCGGCGGGGCGGATGGGGCGGGGGTGGGTTCGGCGGTGGATTTGGCGGTGGGGGAGGATTTGGCGGGTTCGGTGGCGGTGGCGGGTTCAGTGGCGGCGGTGGAGGTTCTTCCTGGTGACGCTATGGCAAAATTGACTCTCGACGACCTGGTCGCTCAGTTGCGCGGTGTTTTCGGCGCCGAATTGCACACGGTCGTGCTCTACGGCTCGGCCGCTGCGGGCGAACACATACCCAGCCGCTCGGATCACAACGTACTCGTGATCGTCGAACACCTCGACGTGGCGCACCTGCGTGCGCTCTCGGCCACGGTGCGCGCCTGGGGAGAAGCGGGCAATCCACCGCCGCTCATCTTCACCGCCGAGGAATGGCGCGAGTCGAGCGACGTGTTCCCCATGGAATATGCCGACATCCTCGAGCGCCACCGCGTGCTCCACGGTCCCGCCCCGTTCGACGGCATCCGCGTCAGTCGGGCCGATCTGCGGCTGCAACTCGAACGCGAAGTGCTGGGCAAGCTGCTCGCGCTGCGCCAGGGCACGCTGGCCGCGGGCAACGACAATAAGGCGGAACTCCGCCTGCTCACGGCAAGCGTGAGCACCATCATGGTCGTGTTCCGCGCCGTGGAGCGGCTGCGCGGCCAGACGCCGTCGCGCGACAACGTGGAGTTGAGCCGTGCCGTCGCCTCCGCAGCCGGTGTGGATCCCGAGGTGTTCGTGCGCGTGGTGCGGCACGTCCGCGGCGAGCAGAAGCTCGCCGCCGCAGACGCACCCAGCGTACTGGACGGGTACCTGCGCGGGGTGGAGGCCGTGGTTCACTACCTCGACGGCTTCTCGGCTCAGGGGTAGCGGCCGGAACCTGGGCCGGGCAGTCTTCGTAGGGTTGCTGGCGGGAAGCCGGACGGGCGGTCCGGCTTCCCGCCCGACGTGGGCCCGGCGGCATGGGCCGCGCGTCGATTCACCATCGGGAACGAGGAATTCTTCCATGAAACGTCGCTGGCTCGCAGGTGCGCTCATCGTCCTCACCACCGGCTGCGGATACAACACCATCCAGAAGCTGGACGAGCAGGCGTCTTCGGCGCAGAGTCAGATCGAGGTCCAGCTGCAGCGGCGCGCCGATCTGATTCCCAACCTCGTGAGCACCGTGAAGGGCTACGCACAGCACGAGGAGGCGATCTTCGACACGGTTGCCGAGGCCCGGGCGCGGCTGCTCGGCGCGGTGCAGAGCAAGGATCCCGAGCAGATGGCAAACGCCGACCAGCATATGACCGGAGCGCTCGGCCGGCTGCTCGCGA includes the following:
- a CDS encoding F0F1 ATP synthase subunit beta (Produces ATP from ADP in the presence of a proton gradient across the membrane. The beta chain is a regulatory subunit), with the protein product MDELSEDDKKIVGRARRIQRFMSQPFAVAEQFTGIPGKYVKLEETISSFERLVAGEFDQYPEQAFFMAGGADDLIANAKKLAQG
- the atpC gene encoding ATP synthase F1 subunit epsilon, with amino-acid sequence MLTVSVISPDAVLFEGTTDSVVAPAFDGQLGILTGHAPMMTLLGKGELRVGDGADAKRFMVEGGFLQVVENRVRVVTERAHAA
- a CDS encoding glycosyltransferase N-terminal domain-containing protein codes for the protein MRAALRPIYAAAAQLARLAAAAAPAGAAGGGSKLARAFAARRGIRGRYAEWGKHRDSTRPLLWMHAPSVGEGLQARPVLERLRVAHPSLLLAYTYYSPSAERFAAELDVDFRDYLPFDTAGDARAALDALAPRALVFSKLDVWPMIAHQAARRGVRLGLVSATLAADSSRRRAWAAIWLRDAYAALDAVGAIDADDAERLVGLGVRPSVITITGDTRYDQVWARAARVDRNGPLLGPLASDRPTIVAGSTWPTDETPLLAAIEACRRRQPSMRLIIAPHEPTPPHLHAIEQWAERHGFALARLGAAGAGSADVVLVDRVGVLGELYALADIAYVGGAFHAAGLHSVLEPAAFGVPVAFGPRHEGSRDARVLLAAGGARAAPGREEVTEVLSAWLNSGVMRSEAGQMARNAVERGLGAAERSVRLVEGLLAT
- a CDS encoding thioredoxin domain-containing protein; the protein is MLRTRIVVSLGALALVAATTAAAGPRLQHRGAPSPAAPDSILARADAGRIQGSPSASVWLVEASDFQCPYCKEWHDASYATILRDYVNTGKVRFAFVNDPLSMHVHSEQAAEAAMCASAQGKFWPMHQLLFATQDAWAEQADPAAFFDSLAAKAGVNMVEWRNCVTTHATRPMIQADQARLRASGVESTPTFFVNGKKIVGAAPTSAFVAALDSALAKSGKP
- a CDS encoding TPM domain-containing protein, with the translated sequence MFLLSFIAGLAGLWQAGGLQIPAPVGLVNDFAHVLPAQTVDALTALAQAVRTHSPGEMAIVTLPDLHGQDVSQVALEIGRQWKVGNVGQPGDPTRNAGVVILIVPKETNSDGSGQCRVEVGRGAEGYITDADAGDICREAASRFFRNRDYGNGTSLVAMRVAQAMAQEYHFSIDSALVASVPSPDQSSGSSSGGIPPVVFIFILFMVLSLLGGRRSGCLPLLFLGGMGGGRRGGWGGGGFGGGFGGGGGFGGFGGGGGFSGGGGGSSW
- a CDS encoding LemA family protein: MKRRWLAGALIVLTTGCGYNTIQKLDEQASSAQSQIEVQLQRRADLIPNLVSTVKGYAQHEEAIFDTVAEARARLLGAVQSKDPEQMANADQHMTGALGRLLAISENYPNLKADESFLRLQDELTGTENRVAVARSDYNDAVQAYNAYIRQFPAVLTAKVTGAKDRKYFKATEQAATQVPTVDFSKPGATQPPPSKPN